One Epidermidibacterium keratini DNA segment encodes these proteins:
- a CDS encoding HNH endonuclease has protein sequence MQVEDLIEAGRPPDRRHGWARPENEALGAQIIAGAARVASTTCVWLQLVAEFDRRLAYEYYYGINSTAHFLSWAAGVGPGAAREHVRVARVLPDMPLVGEAFAAGQLSYSKVRECTRVAGQVDEAELVEIARGMTAAQLEAAIREFRRGRADRVVQQHRRSLDYRVEDDGTVILRAELPAEEAAVVLAALERAIDLDRRAHTRADSTDEPGETADAEPAADERGGIDTADRPTTKTSKAEPVPRFSKVDALVEIARAYCEAAPSDVSGEDHDVVVVHVPAETFIEGAHPLGSPAGNVPAGTAAAATPTPEADVDLDAGPARLDCQTDLPAGGALDSGAPDCPAPAIGGPNVPAGTPRSDAPVPRSSSMPLPLPRLVPSQAARITGLSAVTAQTAQRIACTGRIQLATLSQAGEVLNLGRTRRLVSPAQRRALMVRDRGCCQFPGCTRRRRLHAHHRIAWSRGGATDLDNLILLCQHHHTLVHEASITITRIAPSEGGGASEWRFTRIGGVPITAQQQRERNRAFRRDEDDEELLLSDLLGDLEGIEDYFDPRAEIAFPTWGGERDTRGAGRDALWHAATDPFFERGDTDPHSPDAEPGDDGDIASDTDSDIDTERDPGNAERPHVRSADVRPASARAEEVRAADVQAEAVRPDSEKAPREHVPAGTHIRLIGPPLRYFG, from the coding sequence GTGCAGGTAGAAGACCTGATCGAGGCGGGTCGTCCGCCGGATCGACGACATGGGTGGGCGCGCCCGGAGAACGAGGCGTTGGGCGCTCAGATCATCGCCGGCGCGGCGCGGGTCGCCTCGACCACCTGCGTGTGGCTACAGCTGGTCGCGGAGTTTGATCGGCGCTTGGCGTACGAGTACTACTACGGGATCAACTCAACCGCGCATTTCTTGTCCTGGGCTGCCGGTGTTGGGCCGGGTGCGGCGCGTGAGCACGTCCGCGTCGCGCGGGTCTTGCCTGATATGCCGTTAGTGGGCGAGGCGTTCGCGGCGGGGCAGCTGTCGTATTCGAAGGTGCGTGAGTGCACTCGTGTTGCCGGTCAGGTCGATGAGGCCGAGCTGGTTGAGATCGCGCGGGGGATGACCGCCGCGCAGCTGGAGGCGGCGATCCGCGAGTTCCGCCGCGGACGCGCTGACCGGGTTGTGCAGCAGCATCGCCGCAGCCTCGACTATCGGGTGGAAGACGATGGGACAGTGATCCTGCGCGCGGAGCTGCCGGCCGAAGAAGCAGCGGTCGTGCTCGCCGCACTGGAGCGAGCAATCGACCTCGACCGCCGTGCCCACACCCGAGCCGACTCCACGGATGAGCCTGGCGAGACCGCCGACGCCGAGCCAGCAGCCGACGAGCGGGGTGGGATTGATACTGCGGACCGCCCCACAACAAAGACATCAAAAGCCGAGCCGGTCCCGCGGTTCTCCAAGGTTGATGCGCTGGTCGAGATCGCTCGCGCCTACTGCGAAGCCGCGCCGAGTGATGTCTCCGGTGAAGACCATGACGTTGTGGTCGTCCACGTCCCGGCCGAGACGTTCATCGAGGGCGCACACCCGCTCGGTTCGCCAGCCGGCAACGTTCCCGCGGGAACGGCGGCCGCAGCCACACCCACACCCGAGGCCGACGTAGACCTCGACGCCGGCCCGGCCCGGCTCGATTGCCAGACCGATCTCCCCGCCGGCGGCGCATTGGACAGCGGCGCGCCCGATTGCCCGGCGCCCGCGATCGGCGGACCCAACGTTCCCGCGGGAACGCCGCGCTCCGATGCACCCGTGCCACGCTCGTCGTCGATGCCATTGCCGTTACCGCGGTTGGTGCCTTCGCAGGCGGCACGAATCACCGGACTGAGCGCGGTCACCGCGCAGACCGCGCAGCGGATCGCATGCACCGGACGGATCCAGCTCGCCACGCTCAGCCAGGCCGGTGAGGTGCTCAACCTCGGTCGCACCCGCCGGCTCGTCTCGCCTGCGCAGCGCCGTGCGTTGATGGTCCGCGACCGCGGCTGCTGTCAGTTCCCCGGTTGCACCCGCCGCCGCAGGCTGCACGCCCACCACCGCATTGCCTGGTCGCGTGGCGGCGCCACCGACCTCGACAACCTGATCCTGCTGTGCCAGCACCACCACACCCTCGTGCACGAAGCCTCCATCACGATCACCCGCATCGCTCCGAGCGAGGGTGGCGGCGCGAGTGAGTGGCGGTTTACGCGGATCGGCGGCGTGCCGATCACCGCACAGCAGCAGCGCGAACGCAACCGCGCCTTCCGCCGCGACGAAGACGACGAGGAGCTGCTGCTTTCGGACCTGCTCGGTGACCTCGAGGGCATCGAGGACTACTTCGACCCGCGCGCCGAGATCGCCTTCCCGACGTGGGGAGGCGAACGCGACACCCGAGGCGCCGGTCGCGACGCCCTCTGGCACGCCGCCACCGACCCCTTCTTCGAACGCGGCGACACCGACCCGCACTCGCCCGATGCCGAGCCGGGAGATGACGGCGACATCGCCAGTGACACCGACAGCGACATCGACACCGAGAGAGACCCAGGCAACGCCGAGAGACCCCACGTGCGATCGGCAGACGTGCGGCCAGCAAGCGCGCGAGCAGAAGAGGTGCGAGCAGCAGACGTGCAGGCGGAGGCCGTACGGCCAGACTCCGAGAAAGCACCGCGCGAGCACGTTCCCGCGGGAACGCACATCCGACTCATCGGCCCGCCACTGCGCTACTTCGGATGA
- the deoC gene encoding deoxyribose-phosphate aldolase, whose product MTDLSRAQLAHYVDHTLLKPEATRAQVEALLNEATELGAYAICVSPKMLPVEGDHGSVKIATVCGFPSGKHKSEIKAAEATRAVDDGAHEVDMVIDIGALKEGDVAAVEADIRAVREAIPHSLLKVIIESAALTDDEIVAACRAAESAGADFVKTSTGFHPSGGASVEAVRLMAQTVGDRLGVKASGGIRTYDDAVAMIEAGATRLGLSGTADVLDGCPS is encoded by the coding sequence ATGACGGATCTGTCCCGTGCCCAGCTCGCGCACTATGTCGACCACACCCTGCTCAAACCTGAGGCGACGCGTGCGCAGGTCGAGGCCCTGTTGAACGAGGCAACCGAGCTCGGCGCTTACGCAATCTGTGTGTCGCCGAAGATGCTGCCGGTTGAGGGCGACCATGGCTCGGTGAAGATCGCCACGGTGTGCGGGTTTCCTTCGGGCAAGCACAAGTCGGAGATCAAGGCCGCTGAGGCCACCCGTGCGGTCGACGATGGTGCGCACGAGGTCGACATGGTGATCGACATCGGGGCGCTGAAAGAGGGTGACGTCGCCGCGGTCGAAGCCGATATTCGTGCGGTGCGCGAGGCGATCCCCCACTCGTTGCTCAAGGTCATCATCGAGTCGGCAGCACTCACGGACGATGAGATCGTTGCCGCCTGCCGCGCCGCCGAGTCCGCTGGAGCGGACTTCGTGAAGACCTCGACCGGCTTCCACCCCTCCGGTGGCGCGAGCGTCGAAGCCGTGCGTCTGATGGCGCAGACGGTCGGAGACCGCCTCGGGGTCAAGGCATCGGGCGGGATTCGCACGTACGACGACGCCGTCGCGATGATCGAGGCCGGGGCCACCCGCCTCGGCCTGTCAGGCACCGCCGACGTACTCGACGGCTGCCCTTCTTAA
- a CDS encoding iron-siderophore ABC transporter substrate-binding protein encodes MTRHYRRAALVAAALITLAGCSTGASGSSDSAPAGTTGDPSAFPVTIQHAYGETTIETVPTRVATVSWVNADVALALDTVPVGMASDDFGGDENGLTPWKVDALEGLDVSVDSDQAPKQYSEADGINFNAISQTDPDVILAAYSGLTQEEYNKLTEIAPVIAYPEVAYGTSWQESTQMIGQALGKSDEAAELITDVESEVADDVAEYPQITGKTYIFGNLEPAKQDGINVYQSTDNRPRFMDMLGMQPAPAVVEAEKTAEPGFSIVWSPENASQLDSDVFLTWSSGDDALNAIKADPLLSQIPAIQKDSLVAFTDDTMTLATSAASPLSIPWATDKYLPLIADAVAKASA; translated from the coding sequence ATGACCAGGCACTATCGCCGCGCCGCCCTCGTCGCCGCCGCTCTCATCACGCTCGCCGGCTGCTCGACCGGGGCATCCGGCAGCAGCGACTCCGCCCCGGCCGGCACGACCGGTGATCCCAGCGCGTTCCCGGTGACGATCCAGCACGCGTACGGCGAGACGACCATCGAGACGGTGCCCACCCGAGTCGCCACCGTCTCGTGGGTCAACGCCGACGTCGCGCTCGCCCTCGACACGGTCCCCGTGGGCATGGCCTCGGACGACTTCGGCGGCGACGAAAACGGGCTCACGCCGTGGAAAGTCGATGCACTTGAGGGTCTCGATGTATCGGTCGACAGCGACCAGGCTCCGAAGCAGTACTCCGAGGCCGACGGAATCAACTTCAATGCGATCTCGCAGACCGACCCCGACGTGATCCTCGCGGCGTACTCCGGTCTGACCCAAGAGGAGTACAACAAGCTGACCGAGATCGCACCGGTCATCGCCTATCCCGAGGTTGCCTACGGCACTTCGTGGCAGGAGTCGACCCAGATGATCGGTCAGGCGCTCGGCAAGTCCGACGAAGCCGCCGAGCTCATCACCGACGTCGAGTCCGAGGTCGCCGACGACGTCGCGGAGTATCCGCAGATCACCGGAAAGACCTATATCTTCGGCAATCTTGAGCCGGCCAAGCAGGACGGCATCAACGTCTACCAGTCGACCGACAACCGGCCGCGGTTCATGGACATGCTCGGCATGCAGCCCGCTCCTGCGGTGGTGGAGGCCGAGAAGACCGCAGAGCCGGGCTTCTCGATCGTGTGGTCGCCAGAGAACGCCTCCCAGCTCGACTCGGACGTGTTCCTGACCTGGTCGTCTGGCGATGATGCGCTCAACGCGATCAAGGCCGACCCGCTGCTGAGCCAGATCCCGGCCATCCAGAAGGACTCGCTCGTCGCCTTCACCGACGACACCATGACCCTCGCTACGTCGGCAGCCTCGCCATTGAGCATCCCGTGGGCCACCGACAAGTACCTCCCCCTGATCGCGGATGCGGTAGCTAAGGCCTCGGCATAG
- a CDS encoding FecCD family ABC transporter permease — MTLLASIRKDSPPEPGTRRRVRLFAALPTLLVLTVVVAAASLAIGANSLDLSVVIDGLTNPDAANPDHAIVQARIPRTAAALLVGAALGLAGAVLQGMTRNPLADPGILGLNGGASLAVVVGIATFGIGSINATLWWAFAGAAIAAVLVYLVASLGYGGASPLSLALAGAALNAAFLSVVQFLIIISQSSLDAFRQWSVGSVALREWSSLTPAIPFLVAGLLICLGSARWLNGLALGEDTARSLGQNVALTRVVGGIGVVLLSGAATAAVGPIAFLGLVVPHAVRAIVGSDYRKVLPLSLLGGAILLTTADIVGRVIAPPGEVQVAVMTAVIGIPVFLWLVRRRKAVEL; from the coding sequence ATGACCTTGCTCGCGTCCATCCGAAAGGACTCGCCGCCGGAACCAGGGACCCGGCGGCGAGTCCGCCTTTTCGCTGCACTGCCAACACTGCTCGTGCTGACCGTCGTGGTCGCGGCGGCGTCACTGGCGATCGGCGCGAACTCCCTCGACCTCAGCGTCGTCATCGACGGTCTCACCAATCCGGACGCAGCGAACCCCGACCACGCGATCGTGCAGGCCCGCATACCCCGCACGGCAGCCGCGCTGTTGGTCGGCGCGGCCCTCGGGCTCGCCGGCGCAGTGTTGCAGGGCATGACCCGCAACCCACTTGCCGACCCTGGGATCCTCGGACTCAACGGCGGCGCCTCGCTCGCCGTCGTCGTCGGAATCGCCACCTTTGGCATCGGGTCGATCAACGCGACCCTGTGGTGGGCGTTCGCCGGCGCCGCCATCGCCGCCGTGCTCGTCTACCTAGTAGCGTCGCTCGGTTACGGCGGCGCCAGCCCACTCTCGCTCGCGTTGGCCGGCGCCGCGTTGAACGCCGCATTCCTATCCGTCGTGCAGTTCCTCATCATCATCAGCCAGAGCAGCCTCGATGCCTTCCGCCAGTGGAGCGTCGGGTCGGTGGCCCTGCGTGAATGGAGCTCGCTCACGCCTGCGATCCCCTTCCTCGTCGCAGGTCTGCTTATCTGTCTGGGATCCGCACGCTGGCTCAACGGTCTCGCACTCGGCGAGGACACCGCGCGCAGCCTGGGCCAAAACGTCGCGCTGACGCGGGTCGTCGGCGGCATCGGCGTCGTACTGCTCAGTGGCGCCGCGACCGCCGCGGTAGGGCCGATCGCCTTTCTCGGCCTAGTCGTACCGCACGCGGTTCGCGCGATCGTCGGCTCGGACTACCGCAAGGTGCTGCCGCTGTCGCTGCTGGGCGGCGCCATCTTGCTCACCACGGCCGACATCGTAGGCCGGGTGATCGCGCCTCCGGGCGAGGTCCAGGTCGCCGTGATGACTGCGGTCATTGGGATCCCGGTCTTCCTCTGGCTAGTACGACGCCGCAAGGCGGTGGAGCTGTGA
- a CDS encoding SDR family NAD(P)-dependent oxidoreductase yields MTLFDLTGKSAVVTGGGTGIGLAMARALASAGAQVSIWGRRQEKLDEAVKSAAAEGISLAARSVDVADRQALADGFAAVAAEQGGLDIVVANAGVSSGHAKLLEVTDKQFDDVLEINLHGVFWTIREAAAVMIPQERGGSIITVSSLAALDATPRNYGYGASKAGVVSLTKASAVELARHQIRVNAVLPGWIETDMTDGLQQNEAFTANVMPRVPERRWGRPQDFAGIAVYLASEASAYQTGTQTVIDGGYSIF; encoded by the coding sequence ATGACGCTCTTTGACCTCACAGGAAAATCCGCCGTCGTCACCGGCGGCGGCACCGGAATCGGCCTCGCGATGGCACGTGCGCTCGCATCCGCGGGAGCCCAGGTGAGCATCTGGGGACGGCGGCAGGAGAAGCTCGACGAGGCGGTGAAATCCGCTGCGGCAGAAGGGATCTCCCTCGCCGCGCGCTCTGTCGACGTGGCTGACCGCCAGGCGTTGGCTGACGGGTTCGCAGCCGTCGCAGCGGAACAGGGCGGGCTCGACATCGTCGTCGCGAACGCCGGTGTGAGCTCGGGTCACGCCAAGCTGCTCGAGGTCACCGACAAGCAGTTCGACGACGTACTCGAGATCAACCTGCACGGCGTCTTCTGGACGATTCGCGAAGCCGCCGCGGTGATGATCCCGCAGGAGCGTGGTGGCTCGATCATCACCGTCTCCAGCCTGGCCGCGCTCGATGCGACGCCGCGCAACTATGGCTACGGCGCTTCGAAGGCCGGCGTCGTCTCGCTGACCAAGGCTTCGGCCGTCGAGCTGGCCCGACACCAGATCCGGGTCAACGCCGTACTGCCTGGCTGGATTGAGACCGACATGACTGACGGGCTGCAGCAAAACGAGGCGTTTACCGCCAACGTGATGCCGCGCGTGCCCGAGCGCCGCTGGGGCCGGCCGCAGGACTTCGCCGGCATCGCTGTCTATCTCGCCAGCGAGGCTTCGGCATACCAGACCGGCACCCAGACGGTGATCGACGGCGGCTACAGCATCTTCTAG
- a CDS encoding MFS transporter, producing MSVTTTERRSMWPAALCWITVMLEGYDLVVLGAVIPTLVSTEYAGINVAGATTIATLSLVGVAIGAAMVGPLTDRFGRRIVLLGSIALFSIFTLLIPMASSVAIFAAFRLIAGLGLGACMPTALTYMSEFLPPASRAKASTWTMTGYHVGAVLTSLLALAVIPNWQPLFYAGGIAGLLILPIMWAKLPESEAFLQAKKTSAAKVPLSMLLKPPYLRATIAVWVGSFMGLLLVYGLNTWLPKIMEGAGYPLDSAITMLLVLNVGAVVGLLLAGWAADRKGIKPVILLWFALSAVLLALLSVKFGNTLLLNLAIFVTGVFVFSGMVLIYAYVTHAYPPAIRGTALGLASAVGRLGAIFGPMVTGALVAAGLGYPWGFYFFAAVAVLGLVAMFTVPRSIAQTTEQDPALTS from the coding sequence ATGAGCGTAACCACCACTGAGCGAAGGTCGATGTGGCCAGCGGCGTTGTGCTGGATCACCGTCATGCTCGAGGGATACGACCTCGTCGTACTCGGCGCCGTCATCCCGACTCTGGTCAGCACCGAGTACGCCGGCATCAATGTCGCGGGTGCGACCACGATCGCGACCCTGTCGCTGGTCGGTGTGGCGATCGGCGCAGCGATGGTCGGGCCATTGACCGACCGGTTCGGACGGCGCATTGTGCTGCTCGGCTCGATCGCGCTCTTCTCGATCTTCACGTTGCTCATCCCGATGGCCTCGAGTGTGGCGATATTTGCCGCGTTCCGGCTGATCGCCGGGCTAGGCCTTGGCGCCTGCATGCCGACCGCGTTGACCTATATGTCTGAGTTCTTGCCGCCGGCAAGCCGCGCCAAGGCAAGCACCTGGACGATGACCGGCTACCACGTGGGCGCCGTACTCACCTCACTGCTTGCCCTCGCCGTCATCCCGAACTGGCAGCCGCTCTTCTACGCCGGCGGCATCGCGGGATTGCTGATTCTTCCAATCATGTGGGCAAAGCTGCCCGAGTCCGAGGCGTTCTTGCAGGCGAAGAAGACGTCGGCGGCGAAGGTTCCGCTGTCGATGCTGCTCAAGCCGCCGTACCTGCGCGCCACGATCGCCGTCTGGGTCGGCTCGTTCATGGGGCTGCTGCTGGTCTACGGCCTGAACACCTGGCTGCCGAAGATCATGGAGGGCGCCGGCTATCCGCTGGACTCGGCGATCACCATGCTGCTCGTGCTGAACGTCGGCGCGGTCGTCGGGCTGCTGCTCGCCGGCTGGGCCGCCGACCGCAAGGGCATCAAGCCGGTCATCCTGCTGTGGTTTGCCCTATCCGCAGTACTTCTCGCGCTGCTGAGCGTGAAGTTCGGCAACACGCTCCTGCTCAACCTGGCGATCTTCGTGACCGGCGTCTTCGTCTTCAGCGGCATGGTGCTGATCTACGCCTACGTGACCCACGCCTACCCGCCGGCGATCCGGGGTACGGCGCTGGGCCTCGCCTCGGCGGTCGGACGGCTGGGTGCGATCTTCGGCCCGATGGTCACCGGAGCCCTCGTCGCTGCCGGTCTCGGCTACCCGTGGGGCTTCTACTTCTTCGCAGCCGTCGCCGTACTCGGCCTCGTCGCGATGTTCACGGTGCCCCGCTCGATCGCCCAGACGACCGAGCAGGACCCCGCGCTGACGAGCTAG
- the mdlC gene encoding benzoylformate decarboxylase: MPLVRQVVHGLLEQHGLTTIFGNPGSNELPFLADLPDSFQYVLSLHEGVVLGMADGYAQATGRPAFVNLHAASGSGNAMGAMTNAVYARTPLIVTAGQQVRSVIGMEGMLSSVDAASLMRPLARWSAEPASAGDVPRTCAQAIFEATTHRAPVYLSIPYDDWDVEVDHNAEQVLSRSVATALTPSEQQLRWLTDAVSTAERPLLVLGGDVDSQGHFELAVRAAEALDVPVYAAPSLFRLPFPNRHPLFRGVLPAGIKPISDAFEGHDLVVTVGAPVFRYHQNVPGDFLPAGAKLIQITDDPGAATRAPFGDALICDLGPALEALASLGTAPVEPIEYAAPAAPQTADGALHPEQVFAALRDTQPKDTTYVVESTSTNSSFWAQMDLRLPGSYYFPASGGLGFGMPAAVGVAMGQPERPVVAVIGDGSANYGITALWSAATYQIPVTFVILRNGTYGALRWFAELLGVPKAPGMDIPNIDFTDLARGYGVPAEAVGSDEELRAALARRVDGPRLVQVDTALTAP; this comes from the coding sequence GTGCCGCTCGTCCGCCAGGTCGTACACGGACTCTTGGAACAGCACGGATTGACCACCATATTTGGCAACCCGGGCTCTAACGAGCTTCCGTTTCTCGCGGACCTGCCCGACTCCTTTCAGTATGTGCTCAGTCTGCACGAAGGCGTCGTACTCGGCATGGCCGATGGTTATGCCCAGGCCACCGGACGTCCCGCCTTCGTCAACCTGCACGCTGCCTCCGGCTCAGGCAACGCGATGGGCGCCATGACCAACGCGGTCTATGCGCGTACGCCGCTCATCGTGACTGCCGGTCAACAGGTGCGCTCGGTGATCGGCATGGAAGGCATGCTCTCCAGCGTCGATGCGGCCTCCTTGATGCGGCCGCTCGCGCGATGGTCGGCCGAACCGGCGAGCGCCGGCGACGTGCCTCGGACGTGTGCGCAGGCGATCTTCGAGGCGACCACCCATCGCGCCCCGGTCTACCTGTCGATCCCCTACGACGACTGGGATGTAGAGGTCGACCACAACGCCGAGCAGGTGCTGAGCCGGTCGGTCGCCACCGCCCTGACACCCTCGGAGCAGCAGCTGCGTTGGCTCACCGATGCCGTGTCGACGGCGGAGCGGCCACTGCTGGTGCTCGGTGGCGATGTCGACAGCCAAGGACATTTCGAGCTCGCCGTACGCGCAGCCGAAGCGCTCGACGTCCCGGTGTACGCCGCCCCATCGCTGTTCCGGTTGCCCTTTCCCAACCGACATCCGCTGTTTCGCGGTGTACTTCCCGCTGGCATCAAGCCGATCTCTGATGCGTTCGAAGGTCACGATCTCGTCGTCACGGTCGGCGCTCCGGTCTTCCGCTACCACCAGAACGTCCCCGGCGACTTCCTGCCGGCCGGCGCCAAGCTCATTCAGATCACCGATGATCCGGGGGCTGCCACCCGAGCCCCCTTCGGCGATGCGCTGATCTGCGACCTCGGCCCCGCTCTCGAAGCCCTGGCATCCCTCGGCACAGCACCGGTGGAGCCCATCGAATACGCCGCACCCGCGGCGCCGCAGACCGCGGATGGCGCGCTGCATCCCGAGCAGGTCTTCGCAGCACTGCGCGACACGCAGCCCAAGGACACGACGTACGTCGTCGAGTCCACGTCGACCAACTCCTCCTTCTGGGCTCAGATGGACCTGAGATTGCCTGGCAGCTACTACTTCCCGGCATCCGGTGGCCTCGGGTTCGGCATGCCGGCAGCGGTCGGCGTCGCGATGGGCCAGCCCGAGCGACCAGTGGTCGCGGTGATCGGCGACGGCTCAGCGAACTATGGGATAACCGCGCTGTGGAGTGCTGCGACGTACCAGATCCCCGTGACGTTCGTGATCTTGCGCAATGGCACGTACGGCGCACTGCGCTGGTTTGCCGAACTGCTCGGCGTTCCCAAGGCGCCCGGGATGGACATCCCGAACATCGACTTCACCGACCTCGCCCGGGGGTACGGCGTACCGGCGGAGGCAGTCGGCAGCGACGAGGAGCTTCGGGCAGCACTCGCCCGTCGGGTCGACGGTCCCCGGCTCGTGCAGGTCGACACGGCACTGACCGCCCCCTAG
- a CDS encoding FecCD family ABC transporter permease, producing the protein MSTTVTPTQVESEAAPAFTGADVRALRVRRTRRVRLWVGVLVVAVVCAAAANVLLGRYTVTIPDFLAIVGGERIPGATFIVMQDKLPRTITGVLVGLCFGAAGALLQRLLRNPLASPDIIGISQGASAFAVAGIVFFGATGLAVSGLAFLGALAVIAIGYAVTRTQRLAGTQFILVGLALAAGGHALISWLLSRTDIRTAADSVRWLAGSLNNATWQRIVILLLCAAVLLPLTVLAARALKPLELGDDTAQSLGSAAVRSRLLVVVTAGALCAAATAIVGPLAFVAFLAGPIARRLVPGAAVGTAALVGALLVVLADFAAANFFGDHVVPVGVITGALGAPFLILTLITANPNRKAR; encoded by the coding sequence GTGAGCACAACCGTCACCCCCACGCAGGTCGAGTCCGAGGCCGCCCCCGCCTTCACTGGCGCCGACGTCCGCGCGCTTCGGGTCCGGCGTACTCGACGGGTGCGACTGTGGGTCGGCGTCCTGGTCGTTGCCGTGGTCTGCGCAGCCGCTGCCAACGTGTTGCTCGGTCGCTACACCGTCACGATTCCGGACTTCCTGGCGATCGTGGGCGGCGAGCGGATTCCCGGCGCGACGTTCATCGTGATGCAGGACAAGCTGCCGCGCACCATCACCGGGGTGCTCGTGGGCCTGTGCTTCGGCGCCGCCGGCGCGCTGCTGCAGCGACTGCTGCGCAACCCGCTCGCCAGCCCAGACATCATCGGCATCAGCCAAGGTGCCAGTGCCTTCGCCGTCGCCGGGATCGTCTTCTTCGGCGCCACCGGGCTGGCCGTGTCGGGACTTGCGTTCCTGGGCGCGCTCGCCGTCATCGCTATCGGGTACGCCGTCACCCGCACCCAGCGGCTTGCCGGAACCCAGTTCATCCTCGTCGGGCTCGCGCTGGCGGCCGGTGGTCACGCGCTCATCTCGTGGCTGCTCAGCCGCACCGACATTCGCACCGCGGCCGACTCCGTGCGCTGGCTGGCTGGTTCCCTCAACAACGCCACCTGGCAGCGCATTGTGATCTTGCTGCTGTGCGCCGCCGTACTGCTGCCGCTGACCGTCCTCGCCGCTCGGGCGCTCAAGCCGCTGGAGCTTGGCGACGACACCGCACAGTCGCTGGGATCGGCCGCTGTGCGCTCACGACTGCTTGTCGTGGTGACGGCCGGTGCTCTGTGCGCCGCCGCGACCGCGATCGTCGGCCCGCTGGCCTTTGTCGCGTTCCTGGCAGGCCCGATCGCCCGGCGGCTGGTGCCCGGCGCCGCAGTAGGCACAGCCGCGCTCGTAGGCGCCTTGCTCGTCGTACTCGCCGACTTCGCCGCAGCGAACTTCTTTGGAGATCACGTCGTCCCCGTCGGCGTCATCACCGGAGCTCTCGGCGCACCCTTCCTGATCCTGACCCTGATCACCGCAAACCCGAACCGAAAGGCTCGATGA
- a CDS encoding ABC transporter ATP-binding protein has product MTTARTLRASDLVLKYDDRTIVDGLDLTLPTSKVTVIVGANACGKSTLLRALARLLSPHSGTVHLDDRDLRELNSRKIAHMLGILSQSPTAPEGITVVDLVSRGRYPHQGVFRRWSAQDDEAVASALEATGTTELAERPVDQLSGGQRQRVWIAMALAQQTDIMLLDEPTTYLDLAHQIDVLDLVAETNARTGATIAMVLHDLNLAARYADHVVAMCDGAIVAQGEPWDVFTADLMRDVFSLRCRVIADPESGTPLIIPAQSRPGAVTLPPAGLAVAG; this is encoded by the coding sequence ATGACCACAGCGCGCACCCTTCGCGCGAGCGATCTCGTGCTCAAGTACGACGACCGCACGATCGTCGACGGGCTTGACCTGACGTTGCCCACGTCCAAGGTGACGGTAATCGTCGGCGCCAACGCGTGTGGCAAGTCGACCTTGCTGCGTGCACTCGCTCGGCTGCTGAGCCCGCACTCCGGCACCGTGCACCTCGATGACCGCGACCTGCGAGAGCTGAACAGCCGCAAGATCGCCCACATGCTAGGGATCCTGAGCCAGTCACCGACTGCACCCGAGGGCATCACGGTCGTCGACCTCGTCAGCCGTGGCCGCTACCCACACCAGGGCGTCTTCCGCCGCTGGAGCGCGCAGGATGACGAAGCGGTCGCCTCGGCCCTGGAGGCGACCGGCACCACGGAGCTCGCGGAGCGTCCGGTCGACCAGCTGTCCGGTGGGCAGCGCCAGCGCGTCTGGATCGCGATGGCACTCGCGCAGCAGACCGACATCATGCTGCTCGACGAACCGACCACCTATCTCGATCTCGCGCACCAGATCGACGTACTCGACCTCGTCGCCGAGACCAACGCGCGGACCGGCGCCACGATCGCGATGGTGCTGCACGACCTCAACCTGGCCGCGCGGTACGCCGACCACGTGGTCGCCATGTGCGACGGTGCGATTGTGGCGCAGGGTGAGCCGTGGGACGTCTTCACCGCGGACCTCATGCGCGACGTATTTTCCCTGCGGTGCAGGGTGATTGCTGACCCGGAGTCGGGTACGCCGCTCATCATCCCGGCTCAGTCGCGACCTGGCGCCGTCACGCTGCCGCCGGCGGGACTGGCGGTCGCCGGATGA